The proteins below come from a single Eubacterium limosum genomic window:
- a CDS encoding dicarboxylate/amino acid:cation symporter, which produces MGKINLGILPKLLLGILIGILVGSLGNLFNVSDAPAFRLVIEISATFTSLFSTFLQFLIPLLIVSFVAVGLADLGQKANKLFLVTLLLAYCSTVLAGLLAYFFGYAVLPQWISPISSMNTSGTAFSPLFTISVDPVFGVMTALILAFVLGIGLANIKGERLLGCLKDLQQIITLTLKKIIIPLIPVYIATQFAGIAASGELFSTIKMFVMLFVMILAFQWVYLLVQFGIASLLTRENQFRKIKNMIPAYFTALGTQSSAATIPVNLECAYRNKITKDVADFCIPLCATIHLAGDTVCLVLGTMGIMLASGMSPDFGLYLPFILMLGVTMVAAPGVPGGGVMAAIGIIGSMLGFTESMQSLIISLHFSQDSFGTATNIMGDQTIAIVVDAVDQKHSEKQAEA; this is translated from the coding sequence ATGGGGAAAATCAATTTAGGCATTTTGCCGAAGCTCTTGCTGGGGATTCTGATCGGGATACTGGTCGGTTCCCTCGGCAATCTTTTTAACGTAAGCGATGCCCCGGCCTTTCGCCTGGTCATCGAAATCTCAGCGACGTTCACCTCGCTGTTCAGCACTTTTTTACAATTTTTGATCCCGCTTTTAATTGTCTCCTTTGTGGCAGTCGGTCTGGCGGATCTTGGCCAGAAGGCCAATAAACTTTTTCTTGTTACGCTGCTTTTGGCTTACTGCTCTACGGTGCTTGCGGGCCTGCTGGCGTATTTTTTTGGATACGCTGTACTCCCGCAGTGGATCAGCCCCATCAGCAGTATGAATACCAGTGGAACGGCCTTTTCACCACTGTTTACCATCAGCGTCGATCCAGTATTTGGCGTCATGACCGCTTTGATCCTGGCTTTTGTGCTGGGGATCGGCCTTGCAAATATTAAGGGTGAACGCCTGCTGGGCTGTCTGAAGGATTTACAGCAGATTATTACACTCACGCTGAAAAAGATCATTATCCCGCTGATCCCGGTTTATATCGCTACGCAGTTTGCCGGTATTGCCGCGTCGGGAGAGCTTTTTTCTACCATTAAGATGTTCGTCATGCTCTTTGTCATGATCCTTGCTTTTCAGTGGGTTTATCTCCTTGTTCAGTTTGGCATCGCATCGCTTTTAACAAGAGAAAATCAGTTCAGGAAGATTAAAAATATGATTCCAGCTTATTTTACCGCACTGGGGACTCAATCGTCAGCGGCGACCATTCCGGTTAATCTGGAATGTGCCTATAGAAACAAAATTACGAAGGACGTGGCAGATTTCTGCATTCCTCTGTGCGCGACTATCCATTTGGCCGGTGATACCGTCTGCCTGGTGCTTGGAACCATGGGAATTATGCTGGCAAGCGGAATGTCGCCGGATTTTGGCCTTTACCTGCCGTTTATCCTGATGCTGGGCGTTACCATGGTGGCTGCTCCGGGGGTTCCGGGCGGTGGTGTTATGGCGGCTATTGGTATTATCGGCTCTATGCTCGGCTTTACCGAAAGCATGCAGTCCCTCATTATATCACTGCATTTTTCCCAGGATAGCTTTGGGACAGCGACGAATATTATGGGTGACCAGACCATCGCCATTGTGGTGGACGCCGTGGACCAGAAGCATAGTGAAAAGCAGGCAGAAGCCTGA
- a CDS encoding DUF1015 domain-containing protein, translated as MATIRPFKAVRPVPEKAADVAALPYDVYNREEAAAAVYGKYDSFLRVDRPESTLDHRMNMYDPFVYEQAAKNLQKLYDRRVIAQDETPSLYLYELVMDGRSQVGLVTCTAIDEYLDNTIKKHELTREDKEQDRIKHVDACNANTGPIFLTYRGQEDINNIIAETMKNKPVVNFTADDGVIHRVWVIDNEETIGRLVENFKKVGNFYIADGHHRCASAVKVGLMRREEHPDYTGDEEFNYFLSVLFPDEQLAIMDYNRVVKDLNGLTADAFIEALENQFDVEEKGTEPVHPPAKGTFGMFLEGKWYLLTAKEGTYAADDPVGSLDVAILQNNILVPILGIEDIRTDKRIDFVGGIRGLGELERRAGEDMKVAFSMYPTAISELMAIADADLLMPPKSTWFEPKLRSGLFIHNLD; from the coding sequence ATGGCAACTATCAGACCCTTTAAAGCCGTTCGTCCTGTTCCGGAAAAAGCCGCTGATGTGGCAGCCCTTCCTTACGATGTCTATAATCGTGAGGAAGCGGCTGCTGCCGTTTACGGCAAGTATGACTCTTTTCTGAGAGTCGATCGTCCGGAGAGCACCCTGGATCACCGCATGAATATGTACGATCCCTTTGTGTATGAGCAGGCAGCCAAGAACCTTCAGAAGCTGTATGACCGCAGGGTCATCGCTCAGGATGAAACGCCGAGCCTTTATCTTTATGAGCTTGTTATGGACGGCAGAAGCCAGGTAGGCCTGGTCACCTGTACGGCCATCGACGAGTATCTGGACAACACCATTAAAAAACACGAGCTTACCCGTGAGGATAAAGAGCAGGACCGTATTAAGCATGTGGATGCCTGCAACGCCAACACGGGCCCTATCTTCCTGACCTACCGCGGACAGGAGGATATCAACAACATTATTGCCGAAACCATGAAAAACAAACCGGTAGTTAACTTTACAGCCGACGATGGCGTTATCCACCGTGTCTGGGTCATTGACAACGAAGAAACCATTGGCCGTCTGGTCGAGAATTTCAAAAAAGTCGGTAATTTTTACATTGCCGACGGACATCACCGCTGCGCTTCTGCCGTTAAGGTAGGCCTTATGCGCCGCGAGGAGCACCCGGATTATACCGGAGATGAAGAATTTAATTACTTCCTGTCTGTACTTTTCCCGGATGAACAGCTTGCCATTATGGACTATAACCGTGTGGTAAAGGATCTGAACGGCTTGACCGCAGATGCGTTCATCGAAGCGTTGGAAAATCAGTTTGACGTGGAAGAAAAGGGTACAGAGCCTGTCCACCCGCCTGCAAAGGGCACCTTTGGGATGTTCCTGGAGGGCAAATGGTATCTGCTGACCGCCAAGGAAGGCACTTATGCCGCCGACGATCCGGTGGGCAGCCTGGATGTGGCGATCCTGCAGAACAATATTCTGGTACCCATTTTAGGCATTGAGGATATCCGTACCGATAAGCGTATTGACTTTGTCGGCGGCATCCGGGGCCTTGGCGAGCTTGAGCGCCGTGCCGGCGAGGACATGAAGGTGGCTTTTTCAATGTATCCTACCGCGATTTCCGAGCTGATGGCCATCGCAGACGCTGATCTGCTCATGCCGCCAAAATCCACCTGGTTTGAACCTAAACTCCGAAGCGGGCTCTTCATCCATAACCTGGATTAA
- a CDS encoding phosphoglycerate dehydrogenase — MNFEVQTLNNISKRGLKLLDENYTVADAVEAPDAILVRSAKMHDMDIPESVKFIGRAGAGVNNIPIDKCSEQGIVVCNSPGANANAVKELVALGMLMSSRKVMDGVEWTKTLLDETGDVGAAVEKGKKAFVGPELYGKKMGVVGLGAIGVLVANMAVDFGMKVYGFDPYLSIEHAWGLSRKVKRSTSKEAIFKNCDYISLHIPFMEETKNFVDADILKETKKGLRLMNFARGGLVDDAAIKTALEDGTVAAYVVDFPNEETLKMPNVINIPHLGASTPESEENCAVMAVEELREYLENGNIVNSVNYPNCSMGVCNSVHRITVNHRNIPNMIGQITAVLAGHNINISDMTNKNRGEWAYTMIDVDSEVGDNVKEALKTIEGVTRVRVLK, encoded by the coding sequence ATGAATTTTGAAGTACAAACCCTCAATAATATCTCTAAAAGAGGTCTTAAGTTATTAGACGAAAACTACACTGTTGCAGATGCTGTAGAAGCACCTGATGCCATTCTCGTGAGAAGTGCAAAAATGCACGATATGGACATTCCCGAGAGCGTTAAGTTTATCGGCCGCGCAGGCGCGGGTGTAAATAATATCCCAATCGATAAATGCTCTGAACAGGGGATCGTGGTCTGTAATTCTCCGGGAGCCAACGCCAATGCGGTTAAAGAGCTGGTGGCGCTGGGGATGCTGATGTCCTCCCGTAAGGTGATGGACGGCGTCGAATGGACGAAAACACTGCTGGATGAAACCGGCGATGTCGGAGCAGCTGTAGAAAAGGGAAAGAAGGCCTTTGTCGGGCCGGAATTGTACGGTAAAAAAATGGGCGTTGTCGGCCTTGGCGCTATCGGGGTACTGGTAGCAAACATGGCAGTAGATTTTGGTATGAAGGTCTACGGCTTCGACCCCTACTTATCCATTGAACATGCTTGGGGATTAAGCAGAAAAGTAAAACGGTCCACAAGCAAGGAAGCAATCTTCAAAAATTGCGACTATATTTCCTTACATATACCCTTCATGGAAGAAACCAAGAACTTTGTGGATGCAGACATTTTAAAGGAAACGAAAAAAGGCCTGCGTCTCATGAACTTTGCCCGCGGCGGTCTGGTCGACGATGCAGCCATCAAGACTGCTCTTGAAGACGGAACCGTTGCCGCATATGTTGTGGATTTCCCAAATGAAGAAACTTTAAAGATGCCGAATGTGATCAACATTCCCCATCTCGGTGCCTCCACACCGGAAAGTGAAGAAAACTGTGCAGTTATGGCTGTAGAAGAACTGCGCGAATACCTCGAAAATGGTAACATTGTAAACTCTGTAAACTATCCGAATTGCAGCATGGGTGTATGCAACAGCGTACACCGCATCACCGTCAATCACCGAAACATTCCGAACATGATCGGTCAGATCACTGCTGTGCTCGCGGGACACAACATCAATATCTCTGACATGACCAACAAAAACCGAGGTGAATGGGCGTATACCATGATCGACGTCGACAGTGAAGTGGGCGATAACGTGAAAGAAGCGTTAAAAACCATTGAAGGCGTCACCCGCGTCCGTGTTTTAAAATAA
- the serC gene encoding 3-phosphoserine/phosphohydroxythreonine transaminase: MERVYNFSAGPSALPVEVLEKAAAEMLNYGGTGMSVMEMSHRSAAFSEILADAKALYKELMGVPDNYDILFLQGGGSTQFAMIPLNLMTKTGKADFVITGNWAKKAFQEAGRYGDAQAVASSADKTFSYIPKLDAATFRKDADYFYICVNNTIYGTRFRPDNLPETGDVPLIADMSSNILSEVYDVSKFGLIFAGAQKNMGPAGVVAVIIRKDLVGHAMDMTPTMLNYQTHVDADSCYNTPPCYGIYICKLVYDWVKAQGGVAAMEAFNKEKSAKLYDFLDNSAMFKGTVVPEDRSLMNVPFVTGNEELDAKFVKEAKAAGLENLKGHRTVGGMRASIYNAMPMAGVDALINFMKKFETENK, from the coding sequence GTGGAAAGAGTTTACAATTTTTCTGCCGGTCCATCTGCTTTGCCGGTAGAAGTGCTTGAAAAAGCCGCAGCAGAAATGCTCAACTATGGTGGAACCGGAATGTCTGTCATGGAAATGAGCCATCGTTCTGCTGCATTTTCTGAAATTTTGGCTGACGCTAAGGCGTTGTACAAGGAATTAATGGGCGTGCCGGACAATTATGACATCCTGTTCTTACAGGGCGGCGGTTCTACACAGTTCGCCATGATCCCGTTAAACCTGATGACAAAGACTGGCAAGGCTGACTTTGTGATCACTGGTAACTGGGCTAAAAAAGCTTTCCAGGAAGCCGGACGTTATGGTGACGCTCAGGCCGTTGCATCCTCTGCGGATAAGACTTTTTCTTACATCCCCAAGCTGGATGCCGCAACCTTCAGAAAAGATGCGGATTACTTTTATATCTGTGTCAACAACACCATTTACGGAACGCGCTTCAGACCAGACAATCTGCCGGAAACAGGCGATGTGCCGTTGATCGCAGACATGTCTTCCAATATTTTGTCTGAAGTATACGATGTATCCAAGTTCGGACTGATCTTTGCAGGTGCTCAGAAAAACATGGGACCGGCCGGCGTGGTCGCGGTAATTATCCGTAAAGACCTTGTTGGACATGCTATGGACATGACACCGACCATGTTGAATTATCAGACACACGTGGATGCAGACTCCTGCTACAATACCCCGCCGTGCTATGGCATTTATATCTGCAAGCTCGTTTACGACTGGGTAAAAGCACAGGGCGGTGTTGCAGCCATGGAAGCCTTTAACAAAGAAAAATCTGCGAAATTGTATGATTTCCTGGATAACAGCGCCATGTTCAAGGGAACCGTTGTTCCAGAAGACCGCTCTTTAATGAATGTGCCTTTTGTAACCGGAAACGAAGAGCTGGACGCGAAATTTGTTAAGGAAGCCAAAGCAGCAGGCCTTGAAAACCTGAAGGGCCACCGCACTGTCGGCGGTATGCGTGCCAGCATTTACAACGCAATGCCAATGGCAGGCGTAGACGCACTCATCAACTTTATGAAGAAGTTTGAAACAGAAAACAAATAA
- a CDS encoding leucine-rich repeat domain-containing protein, whose translation MKKRKKLSARILSLLLMVALMCSMLPAGVFAAGNTAVVDPVGTVAENAENIQDKNDPVLLDNTAVTSNDKLTEDAESKNPTIPDNSVIPSDSEAKASAENSTPSEDTASVTNPDYSYDEKGNLIINTDKGTAEWRNDKTIDKEQVVSVIIEEEVNSISDGAFKGCTNLTGVILRDEKTPPALGVNVFEGMPLWFSIIVPTDTSIDIYKNADGWKDYASHIVYNRGGWSFEKETGTLYIYINKAFTDWKANVSINPKEVRNLVIRNTANNIPDDAFSNCVNLEKVTVLSFLQSIGESAFEGCFSLTDFKMPESVATIGDKAFKDTKISNIEIPAKAEIGESAFENCTKLSEIILPAGISKISTSTFKGCTGLNFAMIPHTVSSIGDEAFSGCSALEVIWVNTQTPASLGINAFDGLPEKKARIMVPKEAVDKYKDLWPDYKEIICAFDTGYTFENGTLTVTANAGTVLWRTDESIGEENVQKIIIQDTVDTIIAGAFQSCKNLTEVELSNKVTTIGEKAFRRCVNLMSVRLPNSVTRIESEAFSSCDNLVSINIPEGLTTIEKETFYGCDNLASIDIPFSVVTIGDSAFEFCVSLTEISIPENVKNIDAEAFKHCRALKNVDLPNGLKTLGVMAFAYNTSLDSILIPEQITHIEKYTFLGCTALDFVSIPSSVTSIGTSAFGDTNSLKTVLVTRNIPATMQDSAFGMSLPEGAEIFVPTSSVEAYKKANYWMNYAANITGFENGYEFDQESGKLTIKTELGAVLWKENGNNIKPEDIQHLVILDTVQTIPEEAFDGCTNLKTAEIANSVTTIDSHAFSGCTSLTAINLPVNLETIGWGAFSDCNNSALTEIIIPANVKTIGNYVFLGCTNVKTFVVKGETPAKLGGRAFDVDRTDFTILVPTGKLATYQTAWSVYADQIKAVEEKVAFLNLSANGASGTATTTELTLSFDKDIQALTESDITLIGAAKGTLEKGSKTGEYKLSISGITVKNGDTVTVKVDKAKEGYLIEPGSRNASVSVKQPAPGPTPSPNPNNGGGNVKTGVTDTQTGAACAAVFLGIAGLAALGFKRRFNK comes from the coding sequence ATGAAAAAAAGAAAAAAATTAAGCGCACGTATTCTGTCGCTTTTGCTGATGGTGGCTTTGATGTGTTCTATGCTGCCTGCAGGTGTCTTTGCAGCCGGAAACACCGCTGTCGTTGATCCTGTCGGCACAGTAGCCGAAAACGCTGAAAATATCCAGGATAAAAATGACCCTGTACTCCTGGACAATACTGCCGTTACATCCAATGACAAACTTACAGAGGATGCTGAGTCCAAAAATCCTACCATCCCCGACAATTCAGTGATTCCATCAGACTCCGAGGCTAAAGCTTCTGCAGAAAATTCTACTCCATCTGAAGATACCGCCTCTGTCACCAATCCTGATTATTCCTATGACGAAAAAGGCAATCTCATTATCAACACAGACAAAGGTACTGCTGAATGGCGAAATGACAAAACGATTGATAAAGAACAGGTTGTGTCGGTCATTATCGAGGAAGAAGTCAATAGTATCAGCGACGGAGCTTTTAAGGGCTGCACCAATTTGACTGGCGTAATTTTAAGAGACGAAAAGACGCCACCCGCATTGGGCGTCAATGTTTTTGAAGGAATGCCCTTATGGTTCTCAATTATTGTACCTACAGATACAAGCATTGACATTTACAAAAACGCCGATGGATGGAAAGACTATGCATCACATATTGTTTATAACCGCGGTGGATGGTCCTTTGAAAAAGAAACAGGGACACTTTATATTTATATCAACAAAGCCTTTACAGACTGGAAAGCAAATGTAAGCATCAACCCAAAGGAAGTCAGGAATTTAGTGATAAGAAACACCGCAAACAATATCCCTGATGACGCTTTCAGTAATTGCGTAAATCTTGAGAAGGTCACCGTTCTGTCTTTCCTTCAAAGTATAGGCGAATCCGCTTTCGAGGGCTGTTTCAGCCTGACTGATTTCAAAATGCCGGAAAGTGTTGCGACCATCGGCGACAAGGCCTTTAAGGATACCAAGATATCCAATATCGAGATTCCTGCAAAAGCAGAAATCGGCGAAAGCGCCTTTGAAAACTGTACTAAGCTGAGCGAAATTATCCTTCCCGCTGGAATCAGCAAAATCAGCACTTCAACTTTTAAAGGCTGTACCGGATTAAACTTTGCGATGATCCCACACACCGTCTCTTCCATCGGTGATGAAGCTTTCTCAGGCTGTAGTGCCCTTGAGGTTATTTGGGTTAATACTCAAACCCCCGCCAGTCTGGGGATTAATGCTTTTGACGGATTACCAGAAAAAAAAGCCCGTATTATGGTGCCTAAAGAGGCCGTCGATAAATATAAAGATCTTTGGCCCGACTACAAAGAGATTATTTGCGCTTTTGACACAGGCTACACTTTTGAAAACGGAACCCTTACAGTCACTGCAAATGCCGGTACTGTCTTATGGCGTACCGATGAATCCATCGGAGAAGAAAATGTCCAGAAGATCATTATTCAGGACACTGTTGACACCATCATAGCAGGCGCCTTTCAATCCTGTAAAAACCTGACAGAGGTCGAGTTGTCCAATAAAGTGACAACCATCGGTGAGAAAGCCTTTCGGCGTTGTGTAAACCTAATGTCTGTCCGGCTTCCAAACAGCGTGACAAGAATTGAGTCAGAAGCCTTCTCATCCTGCGATAATCTGGTATCTATCAATATACCCGAGGGGCTCACCACCATTGAAAAAGAAACCTTTTATGGCTGCGACAACCTCGCATCCATTGACATCCCCTTCAGTGTCGTAACAATTGGAGACTCCGCCTTTGAATTCTGCGTATCCTTAACCGAAATAAGTATTCCTGAAAATGTAAAAAATATTGATGCCGAAGCCTTTAAGCACTGCCGGGCACTCAAGAATGTTGATCTGCCCAATGGGCTCAAAACCCTTGGTGTCATGGCCTTTGCCTATAACACCAGCCTGGACTCTATTCTGATTCCAGAACAGATAACACATATTGAAAAATATACTTTCCTTGGCTGTACTGCTCTGGACTTTGTGTCCATCCCATCCTCAGTCACTTCGATCGGAACAAGTGCTTTCGGCGACACCAATAGCCTCAAAACTGTTTTGGTCACCAGAAATATCCCTGCAACTATGCAGGATTCCGCCTTCGGCATGAGCCTTCCTGAGGGGGCTGAAATTTTTGTCCCCACCAGTTCCGTTGAAGCCTATAAAAAAGCTAACTATTGGATGAATTACGCAGCAAATATTACTGGTTTTGAAAACGGCTATGAGTTTGATCAGGAATCTGGTAAACTGACAATCAAAACAGAGCTGGGCGCAGTTCTGTGGAAAGAAAATGGAAATAATATCAAGCCCGAAGACATTCAGCATCTTGTCATTTTAGATACAGTCCAAACCATTCCTGAGGAAGCTTTTGATGGCTGTACAAATCTAAAAACAGCAGAAATTGCCAATAGTGTCACAACTATCGACAGCCATGCCTTTTCAGGATGTACTAGTCTGACTGCCATCAACCTGCCTGTAAACCTCGAGACCATTGGCTGGGGTGCTTTTTCTGATTGCAACAACAGCGCACTAACTGAAATCATTATCCCGGCAAATGTAAAAACTATCGGAAATTACGTTTTTCTTGGCTGCACGAACGTTAAAACCTTTGTGGTTAAAGGTGAAACTCCTGCAAAACTAGGTGGCAGAGCCTTTGATGTAGATAGAACAGACTTTACTATTCTTGTACCAACTGGCAAGCTCGCTACTTATCAAACAGCCTGGAGTGTTTACGCCGATCAGATAAAGGCTGTAGAAGAAAAAGTTGCTTTCCTGAATCTGAGCGCTAACGGGGCTTCTGGTACAGCAACTACCACCGAATTGACCCTGTCCTTTGACAAAGACATTCAAGCATTGACTGAAAGTGACATCACCCTGATCGGTGCAGCTAAAGGCACTCTGGAAAAAGGCAGCAAAACTGGCGAATACAAACTGTCTATCTCCGGCATTACCGTTAAAAACGGAGACACCGTCACCGTAAAGGTAGACAAAGCTAAAGAAGGCTATCTGATTGAACCAGGCAGCAGAAATGCTTCAGTATCTGTCAAACAGCCTGCACCAGGCCCAACGCCATCCCCAAATCCAAATAACGGCGGTGGCAATGTGAAAACCGGCGTAACCGATACTCAGACCGGCGCTGCATGTGCAGCAGTTTTTCTGGGCATTGCCGGCTTAGCTGCTCTGGGCTTTAAACGTAGATTTAATAAATAG
- a CDS encoding CdaR family protein, whose product MATKKKKKQISINEKTIRLLSSAVLAIILWLFINGNSNDIVPQDINAIPVTFTNMETLQEKHLVLEDNRNYYVNLRVQGTDRSLQEINTNEITAEVDLKDIDKKGEYNPEIVIKGLSNSVILKEVNPSTLHLVVDNVIESEKDVEVITQGKPGNDNAVISATSTEKVQVTGAEDRIAAIDKIAVTANVNGLTEDTSRMLEVTPYDKDGNIVSGVECEPDVVRVNIEVGKTKTVNITPPTTTGDPQSGYKVTSVTVDPTQKMVGAKQEVLDTIQNIQIDPVDVSGANKAVTKEVTLKLPDGASFLDNGDKATVTVNIEPIIEKSFTISSIETRNVSQGLTAAKVKDSSVVVKLSGTATELNKLTADNIKAFVDLNGLGKGDQEVVIQISLPSEQIKSITPARTTVTIE is encoded by the coding sequence ATGGCAACGAAGAAGAAAAAGAAACAGATATCGATTAATGAAAAAACCATAAGGCTGCTGAGCTCAGCGGTCCTGGCCATTATCCTCTGGCTGTTCATCAACGGGAACAGCAATGATATTGTTCCTCAGGATATTAACGCCATTCCAGTTACCTTTACAAATATGGAGACCCTGCAGGAAAAACACCTGGTGCTTGAGGATAACCGTAATTATTATGTTAACCTGCGCGTGCAGGGGACAGACAGGAGCCTGCAGGAGATCAATACCAATGAGATCACCGCAGAGGTAGATCTGAAGGATATTGATAAAAAGGGCGAGTACAACCCTGAGATTGTCATCAAGGGGCTGTCCAATTCCGTTATTCTGAAGGAGGTTAACCCGAGTACGCTGCATCTGGTGGTGGACAACGTTATTGAGTCCGAAAAGGATGTAGAGGTCATTACTCAGGGTAAGCCTGGTAATGACAATGCTGTGATCTCAGCCACCAGCACAGAAAAGGTTCAGGTAACTGGCGCCGAAGACCGCATTGCGGCCATTGATAAAATTGCTGTCACTGCCAATGTAAATGGCCTGACTGAGGATACCTCCAGAATGCTGGAAGTGACACCTTATGATAAAGATGGAAATATTGTCAGCGGCGTTGAGTGCGAGCCGGATGTTGTCCGCGTTAATATTGAGGTGGGTAAGACCAAAACCGTCAACATCACTCCGCCGACAACGACGGGAGATCCCCAGTCGGGCTACAAGGTGACCAGCGTGACGGTTGACCCGACCCAGAAAATGGTCGGCGCCAAGCAGGAGGTTTTGGACACGATCCAGAACATTCAGATTGACCCGGTGGATGTTTCAGGGGCCAATAAGGCGGTGACCAAGGAGGTTACTCTGAAACTGCCGGATGGGGCTTCTTTCCTGGATAATGGCGATAAGGCCACCGTTACTGTCAATATTGAACCGATTATTGAAAAGAGCTTCACGATCAGCAGTATTGAGACCCGAAATGTGAGTCAGGGGCTCACCGCCGCCAAGGTAAAGGATTCTTCGGTAGTTGTGAAGCTGAGTGGTACAGCCACCGAGCTTAACAAGCTGACTGCGGATAACATAAAAGCTTTCGTTGATCTGAACGGTCTCGGAAAGGGAGATCAGGAGGTGGTAATCCAGATATCACTTCCATCTGAGCAGATTAAAAGCATCACACCGGCCAGGACAACGGTGACCATTGAATAA
- the cdaA gene encoding diadenylate cyclase CdaA: MEELRLYIQSRITVSSVIEVIIITFLIYKVLMWIRGTQAEQVAKGIIILLILSPLSNWLGFTTLNYLINSMFTFAFIIFVVVFQPELRSALEQLGNNKAFKQVFRKSNRDRTRMLSDIGEISRAVGNLSKEHIGALIVCEMNTGLNNIVDTGIELDSDISQELIENIFTPNRPLHDGAMVVKLWTNQIRAAGCLLPLSDNRYLGSELGTRHRAGLGISEKSDAITIIVSEETGTISYTEKGTLTRNMTPAMVDQLLTDRFMAKDDENDSEKGFFKFRGKKDGNEEEKETDID, from the coding sequence ATGGAAGAACTACGTTTATATATACAATCAAGAATAACAGTCAGCAGCGTCATCGAGGTTATCATCATTACTTTTTTAATATACAAGGTTTTGATGTGGATACGTGGTACCCAAGCAGAGCAGGTGGCAAAAGGAATCATTATTTTACTGATTCTATCCCCACTCAGCAACTGGTTGGGTTTTACAACGTTGAACTACTTAATCAACAGCATGTTCACCTTCGCGTTCATTATTTTTGTGGTGGTGTTCCAGCCCGAACTGCGCTCTGCCCTTGAACAGCTGGGAAATAATAAAGCTTTTAAACAGGTTTTCAGGAAAAGTAATCGTGACAGGACGAGAATGCTGAGCGATATAGGCGAGATCAGCCGGGCTGTGGGAAACCTCTCGAAGGAGCATATCGGAGCGCTGATTGTCTGCGAGATGAACACTGGGCTGAACAACATTGTGGATACGGGCATCGAACTGGACTCAGACATCAGCCAGGAGCTGATTGAAAATATCTTCACACCGAACAGGCCGCTTCATGACGGCGCAATGGTGGTGAAGCTCTGGACAAATCAGATCCGGGCTGCAGGCTGTCTGCTGCCTTTATCCGACAACCGCTATCTGGGTAGTGAGTTGGGAACCAGACATCGGGCAGGTTTGGGAATCTCGGAAAAATCCGATGCCATTACCATCATCGTTTCAGAGGAGACGGGTACTATTTCATATACGGAAAAGGGCACACTGACCCGGAACATGACGCCGGCAATGGTTGATCAGCTTTTGACAGACCGTTTTATGGCAAAGGATGACGAAAACGACAGTGAAAAAGGATTCTTTAAATTCCGAGGAAAAAAAGATGGCAACGAAGAAGAAAAAGAAACAGATATCGATTAA
- a CDS encoding CBS domain-containing protein: MKNHLFYLIPKSDVIFLYNHQSFEEAYDLFLKSGYTAMPVINKRGQYVGTISEGDLLRTLALSMEHPEITLKDFTVKDIDFKTKSEAGRVDDSFETILEMATHQNFVPLVDDQNVFIGILRRQELIKELLNYLKEIDAPIEG, encoded by the coding sequence ATGAAAAATCATCTTTTTTATCTGATTCCCAAAAGTGACGTCATTTTCTTATATAATCACCAGTCCTTCGAGGAGGCCTATGACCTTTTTCTGAAAAGCGGCTACACAGCCATGCCGGTCATCAACAAGCGCGGGCAGTATGTGGGCACTATTTCCGAGGGCGACCTCCTGCGCACGCTGGCCTTGAGCATGGAGCATCCTGAGATCACCTTAAAGGACTTTACCGTCAAAGACATTGATTTTAAAACCAAGTCCGAGGCAGGCCGTGTCGATGATTCCTTTGAAACCATCCTGGAGATGGCCACTCATCAGAACTTTGTCCCGCTGGTCGATGACCAGAATGTATTTATCGGTATCCTGCGCAGACAGGAGCTGATTAAGGAGCTGCTGAATTACCTCAAAGAGATCGACGCCCCCATCGAAGGATAG